A region from the Variovorax paradoxus genome encodes:
- a CDS encoding flagellar protein FliT, with protein MPVRHEVIHCYGELASAMSLMASLARAREWERLPELEARCAALVDRLKAVGAVSLDAAQLGQVRGLIASIQADQDEVCGLVKPQLESLVAKMAQLQNRSDLGKAYGLPY; from the coding sequence GTGCCAGTCCGCCACGAAGTCATCCATTGCTATGGCGAGCTCGCCTCGGCCATGTCGCTCATGGCCTCGCTGGCGCGTGCCAGGGAGTGGGAGCGGCTGCCCGAACTCGAAGCCCGCTGCGCGGCGCTGGTCGACCGGCTGAAGGCCGTGGGCGCGGTGTCGCTCGATGCGGCGCAGCTCGGCCAGGTGCGCGGCCTGATCGCCAGCATCCAGGCCGACCAGGACGAGGTGTGCGGACTGGTCAAGCCACAGCTCGAGAGCCTGGTGGCCAAGATGGCCCAGCTGCAGAACCGCAGCGACCTCGGCAAGGCCTACGGCTTGCCGTACTGA
- the fliK gene encoding flagellar hook-length control protein FliK yields the protein MNRPIGPAVDALLAAKLSSARPDLAVLQTEVGTSMPVGPMAEVQKVKNDVRLPSHAMLEARLPAGAAPALPRADAPPSIDTHWSAAARVIGAVLADLDAESEPVRGAVPVWASPQEAPPAAVLAAALGRSVSGSGLFYESHLLEFAMGLRTLSQLAEEPQVRLTQPLQQPATPGAPQAQPVPAVPPVAVPALAVAPLFAAGEPAPAPSDASAQALPSAAASSTGASSAQVHQAAIAPASPMAATTGEERMAGHGIGETGAAASSARAAAPAAAEVIHPQTAALVHQQLDLLATAVFRWSGQAWPDVPMAWSIHEETEQPADAPEDRGDGRSTPPRRWATTVSLTLPKLGAVDLRLSLAGELVQAHLAASEAATLVRLRSGGGELAPRLEAAGLRLQDLQITAMERTA from the coding sequence ATGAACAGACCGATCGGACCCGCCGTCGATGCGCTGCTCGCCGCGAAGCTTTCTTCGGCGCGGCCGGACCTGGCCGTGCTGCAGACCGAAGTCGGCACCAGCATGCCGGTCGGGCCGATGGCCGAAGTCCAGAAGGTCAAGAACGATGTCCGGCTGCCGTCCCACGCCATGCTCGAGGCGCGCCTGCCGGCCGGCGCGGCGCCTGCGCTGCCGCGCGCCGATGCGCCGCCCTCGATCGACACGCATTGGTCGGCGGCGGCACGCGTCATCGGTGCCGTGCTGGCGGACCTCGATGCCGAATCGGAGCCGGTGCGCGGTGCGGTGCCCGTGTGGGCATCGCCGCAGGAAGCGCCGCCAGCCGCCGTGCTCGCGGCCGCGCTGGGGCGATCGGTGAGCGGCAGCGGGCTCTTCTACGAATCGCATCTGCTTGAATTCGCCATGGGGCTGCGCACGCTGTCACAGCTGGCCGAGGAGCCGCAGGTTCGCCTCACGCAGCCGCTGCAGCAGCCGGCCACCCCCGGTGCCCCGCAAGCGCAGCCGGTTCCGGCGGTGCCGCCGGTCGCGGTCCCGGCTCTGGCCGTGGCGCCTCTCTTCGCTGCCGGCGAGCCCGCACCTGCGCCGTCCGATGCATCGGCGCAGGCACTGCCGTCCGCAGCCGCTTCGAGCACCGGCGCGTCGTCCGCCCAGGTTCATCAGGCCGCAATCGCTCCCGCAAGCCCCATGGCAGCGACGACCGGCGAGGAGCGCATGGCCGGCCACGGCATCGGCGAAACCGGTGCCGCCGCAAGCTCGGCGCGCGCGGCAGCGCCGGCCGCGGCCGAGGTGATCCATCCGCAGACCGCCGCGCTGGTGCACCAGCAGCTCGACCTGCTGGCCACCGCCGTGTTCCGCTGGAGCGGCCAGGCGTGGCCGGATGTGCCGATGGCATGGTCGATCCACGAAGAGACCGAGCAACCCGCCGATGCGCCGGAAGACCGGGGCGACGGGCGCAGCACGCCCCCGCGCCGCTGGGCCACCACGGTGTCCCTCACGCTGCCGAAGCTGGGCGCGGTCGATCTTCGCTTGAGCCTCGCGGGCGAACTCGTGCAGGCGCACCTGGCCGCAAGCGAGGCCGCAACGCTGGTCCGGCTGCGCAGCGGCGGCGGCGAACTGGCGCCCCGTCTCGAGGCCGCGGGCCTGCGGCTGCAGGACCTGCAGATCACGGCCATGGAGCGCACCGCATGA
- a CDS encoding EscU/YscU/HrcU family type III secretion system export apparatus switch protein: protein MTTPAQPQRQSAVALSHADTAKAPVVVAKGYGVTAESILRQARENGVYVHASPDLIRLLMQVDLDRQIPPQLYLAVAEVMAWIHGIENDRGRAAGRAD from the coding sequence ATGACGACTCCCGCGCAACCACAGCGCCAGAGCGCAGTGGCCCTGTCCCATGCCGACACCGCGAAGGCGCCGGTGGTCGTGGCCAAGGGCTATGGCGTGACGGCGGAATCGATCCTGCGGCAGGCGCGCGAGAACGGTGTTTACGTGCACGCCTCGCCAGACCTGATCCGGTTGCTGATGCAGGTGGACCTCGATCGGCAGATTCCGCCGCAGCTCTATCTGGCGGTGGCCGAGGTCATGGCGTGGATCCACGGAATCGAGAACGACAGGGGCCGCGCAGCAGGCCGGGCCGATTAA
- the flhD gene encoding flagellar transcriptional regulator FlhD → MSVANGEISREIGDINLAYMLLAQKLVKQDRVAAMFRLGVSSELADMLAGMSLAQILKLAASNFLLCSFRLDEHASMSAVVGEGKDTMLQQAHMSILMSARSLQTRKAAVPA, encoded by the coding sequence ATGAGCGTAGCCAACGGCGAAATCTCCCGGGAAATCGGCGATATCAACCTCGCCTATATGCTGCTGGCGCAGAAGCTGGTCAAACAGGACCGTGTGGCGGCGATGTTTCGGCTCGGCGTGAGCAGCGAACTGGCCGACATGCTGGCCGGCATGTCGCTGGCGCAGATCCTCAAGCTGGCGGCGTCGAACTTCCTGCTGTGCAGTTTCCGGCTCGACGAGCATGCCTCGATGTCGGCGGTGGTTGGCGAAGGTAAGGACACGATGCTGCAACAAGCGCATATGTCGATCCTGATGTCGGCACGAAGCCTGCAAACGCGAAAAGCAGCGGTGCCGGCATGA
- the flhC gene encoding flagellar transcriptional regulator FlhC: MTHKSVLGEVREVQLAIQLIQLGARLQFLESEVGLSRERLIRLYKEIKGVSPPKGLLPFSTDWYMTWLANIHSSMFYNMYQFMKIHSDEEKVWILIKSYKLYLQQIAAQDSEPILDFTRAYTMVRFFDSDMLQLSTCCRCSGQFVAHAHDHKSGYVCVLCRPPSRAGKARGAKRGAAGEAAAGIEAMGFGVEAAPGGAGLH; this comes from the coding sequence ATGACGCACAAGAGCGTCCTGGGCGAGGTGCGGGAAGTGCAGCTGGCAATCCAGTTGATCCAGCTGGGCGCCCGCCTGCAGTTCCTGGAGTCCGAGGTGGGCCTGAGCCGCGAGCGGCTGATCCGGCTCTACAAGGAAATCAAGGGCGTTTCTCCGCCCAAGGGATTGCTTCCTTTTTCGACCGATTGGTATATGACGTGGCTGGCGAATATCCATTCGTCAATGTTTTACAACATGTATCAATTCATGAAAATTCATTCGGACGAAGAAAAAGTCTGGATATTGATTAAAAGCTACAAGCTTTATTTGCAGCAAATTGCGGCGCAGGACAGCGAACCAATTCTGGATTTCACGCGCGCCTACACGATGGTGCGCTTTTTCGACAGCGACATGCTGCAGCTGAGCACCTGCTGCCGCTGTTCGGGCCAGTTCGTCGCGCATGCGCACGACCACAAGAGCGGCTACGTATGCGTGCTCTGCCGGCCGCCGTCGCGCGCGGGCAAGGCGCGCGGCGCCAAGCGCGGCGCAGCCGGCGAAGCGGCGGCCGGCATCGAAGCCATGGGTTTTGGCGTGGAGGCGGCGCCGGGCGGCGCAGGGCTCCACTGA
- the motA gene encoding flagellar motor stator protein MotA: MLLLVGYLVVIGAVFGGYALMGGHFGVLFQPVELLMIGGAALGAFLAGNNGKTIKATLKELPLLLRSSKHNRQLYLDLLALLYELLAKARKEGMMKLESDVEDPAQSQIFSRYPEILADAGVMEFLCDYLRLVISGNTDAFEIEALMDHEIETIKHEAEMPVHSLSRVSDALPALGIVAAVMGVVHALGSADLPPAEMGALIAHAMVGTFLGVLLAYGFVSPLASLIDQKVSEGMKLYQCTKVTLLASLNGYAPQLAVEFGRKVLFSTERPSFTELDSHVREVKAR, from the coding sequence GTGCTCCTTTTGGTTGGGTATCTGGTGGTGATTGGCGCCGTCTTCGGCGGCTATGCGCTGATGGGCGGCCACTTCGGCGTGCTGTTCCAGCCGGTCGAGCTGTTGATGATCGGCGGCGCCGCGCTGGGCGCCTTCCTGGCCGGCAACAACGGCAAGACGATCAAGGCCACGCTCAAGGAGCTGCCGCTGCTGCTGCGTTCGTCCAAGCACAACCGGCAGCTCTACCTGGACCTGCTCGCGCTGCTCTACGAGCTGCTGGCCAAGGCGCGCAAGGAAGGCATGATGAAGCTGGAGTCCGACGTGGAGGACCCGGCGCAGAGCCAGATCTTCAGCCGCTATCCCGAGATCCTGGCCGATGCCGGCGTGATGGAGTTCCTGTGCGACTACCTGCGGCTGGTCATCAGCGGCAATACCGATGCATTCGAGATCGAGGCGCTGATGGACCACGAGATCGAGACCATCAAGCACGAAGCCGAGATGCCCGTGCACAGCCTCTCGCGCGTGAGCGATGCGCTGCCCGCGCTGGGCATCGTCGCGGCCGTGATGGGCGTGGTGCATGCGCTGGGCTCGGCCGACCTGCCGCCCGCGGAGATGGGCGCGCTCATCGCGCACGCGATGGTCGGCACCTTCCTGGGCGTGCTGCTGGCCTACGGCTTCGTGTCGCCGCTGGCCTCGCTGATCGACCAGAAGGTGTCCGAGGGCATGAAGCTGTACCAGTGCACCAAGGTGACGCTGCTCGCGAGCCTCAACGGCTACGCGCCGCAGCTGGCGGTGGAGTTCGGCCGCAAGGTGCTGTTCTCGACCGAGCGGCCCAGCTTCACCGAGCTGGACAGCCACGTGCGGGAAGTCAAGGCGCGCTGA